A region of Haliotis asinina isolate JCU_RB_2024 chromosome 7, JCU_Hal_asi_v2, whole genome shotgun sequence DNA encodes the following proteins:
- the LOC137291264 gene encoding leptin receptor gene-related protein-like, whose protein sequence is MFVLFFYFLCPVPTVISRRLANSFDSASSACTELCIFLTTGIVVSSIGLPVILAHTGIIQWGACGLVLSGNVIVFLTILGYFYIFAGDDFDYSMW, encoded by the exons ATGTTTGTGCTGTTCTTCTACTTCCTGTGCCCAGTACCGACAGTTATATCCAGACGACTGGCCAACAGTTTTGATTCTGCCAGCAGTGCATGTACAGAGCTGTGTATCTTCCTCACAACAGGCATTGTGGTGTCCTCCATAGGACTGCCTGTCATTCTGGCACACACCGGGATT ATTCAGTGGGGAGCATGTGGCTTGGTGCTGTCTGGAAATGTGATTGTGTTTCTCACAATATTGGGCTACTTTTACATATTTGCTGGCGATGACTTTGACTACAGCATGTGGTGA